GAGGACGTGCGACATGGCTGCCACCCACGCCAAGGCGTCAAGTACCTCATCCACACCGGCCCAGCGCACCTTCGTGCTGGACACCTCGGTGCTCCTCTCCGACCCGCACGCGATGCTGCGGTTCGACGAGCACGAGGTGGTCGTCCCGGTGGTCGTCGTCACCGAATTGGAGGCCAAACGGCATCACCCGGAACTCGGCTACTTCGCCCGCACCGCGCTGCGACTGCTCGACGAGCTCCGGATTCTGCACGGACGTCTGGACGCGCCCCTGCCAGTGGGGGAGAAGGGTGGAACGCTTCGGGTTGAGCTGAATCACACCGACCCGGAGACGCTGCCGGCTGGTTTCCGGCTCGGTGACAACGACAGCCGGATTCTGGCCGTGGCCTGCAACTTCATGGCCGAGGGCAAGGACGTCACGCTGGTCTCCAAGGACCTGCCGATGCGGGTCAAGGCGTCGGCGTGCGGGCTGCAGGCGGAGGAGTACCGGGCCGAGCTGACCCTGGAGTCCGGCTGGACCGGGATGGCCGAGCTCGAGGTCGAGACCCACGTGGTGGACGACCTGTACGAGGACGGTGCGGTCGAGCTGGCCCAGGCAGGTGAGTTCCCGACCCACACCGGGCTGGTGCTGCTGTCCGACCGGGGCAGTGCGCTCGGGCGGGTGATGCCGGACAAGCGCGTCCGGCTCGTACGCGGCGACCGCGAGGCGTTCGGCATCCGCGGCCGGTCGGCCGAGCAGCGGGTCGCGCTGGACCTGCTGCTGGACCCGGATGTCGGCATCGTGTCGCTGGGCGGCCGCGCCGGTACCGGCAAGTCCGCGCTG
The genomic region above belongs to Kribbella solani and contains:
- a CDS encoding PhoH family protein: MAATHAKASSTSSTPAQRTFVLDTSVLLSDPHAMLRFDEHEVVVPVVVVTELEAKRHHPELGYFARTALRLLDELRILHGRLDAPLPVGEKGGTLRVELNHTDPETLPAGFRLGDNDSRILAVACNFMAEGKDVTLVSKDLPMRVKASACGLQAEEYRAELTLESGWTGMAELEVETHVVDDLYEDGAVELAQAGEFPTHTGLVLLSDRGSALGRVMPDKRVRLVRGDREAFGIRGRSAEQRVALDLLLDPDVGIVSLGGRAGTGKSALALCAGLESVMERRQHKKVVVFRPLFAVGGQELGYLPGSESEKMQPWAQAVYDTLGALTSSDVIDEVFDRGMLEVLPLTHIRGRSLHDAFVIVDEAQSLERNVLLTVLSRVGANSRVVLTHDVAQRDNLRVGRHDGVVAVVEQLKGHPLFAHVTLTRSERSPIAALVTEMLDDLQL